From the genome of Deinococcus reticulitermitis, one region includes:
- the proC gene encoding pyrroline-5-carboxylate reductase, with amino-acid sequence MQLAIVGIGKLGLSILNGVVSRGVVEPGNIGIIEPDERRAGEVAERLGVQRLRKRDLGDAERVLVSVQPRTFPEIAPWLAQADSGYVSTMAGVSTETLARRLGTRRVVRVMPHLGATIGRSQTAITAPQEARDAGDFDFARALFGAVGDVYELPEHLFNAFTGLSGSGPAYLAIVAEALADGGVRMGIPRALANELAAQLLISTGELLKERAHFALLKDEVTSPGGTTIAGIEALEAAGVRSGLIAAVVAATRRGDELGRDE; translated from the coding sequence ATGCAACTCGCCATCGTTGGCATCGGGAAACTGGGGCTGTCCATCCTGAACGGAGTCGTGTCGCGTGGGGTGGTCGAACCGGGCAACATCGGCATCATCGAACCCGACGAGCGCCGCGCCGGGGAGGTCGCCGAGCGCCTCGGCGTGCAGCGGCTGCGCAAGCGCGACCTCGGCGACGCCGAGCGGGTGCTGGTGAGCGTGCAGCCGCGCACCTTTCCGGAAATCGCGCCCTGGCTCGCGCAGGCCGACTCGGGCTACGTCTCGACGATGGCGGGGGTCAGCACCGAAACGCTCGCGCGGCGGCTCGGCACCCGGCGCGTCGTGCGGGTGATGCCGCATCTCGGCGCCACCATCGGCCGCTCGCAGACCGCAATCACCGCTCCGCAGGAGGCGCGCGACGCGGGCGATTTCGACTTCGCGCGCGCACTGTTCGGCGCTGTCGGGGACGTGTATGAGCTGCCCGAGCACCTGTTCAACGCCTTCACCGGCCTGAGCGGATCAGGCCCCGCCTACCTCGCCATCGTGGCCGAAGCGCTCGCCGACGGCGGCGTGCGGATGGGCATTCCCCGCGCGCTCGCCAACGAACTCGCCGCGCAGCTCCTCATCTCGACCGGCGAACTGCTCAAGGAACGCGCTCACTTCGCCCTGCTCAAGGACGAGGTCACCAGCCCCGGCGGCACCACCATCGCCGGCATTGAGGCGCTGGAGGCGGCGGGCGTGCGCAGCGGGCTGATCGCAGCGGTTGTGGCCGCAACCCGGCGCGGAGACGAGCTGGGCCGTGACGAGTAG
- a CDS encoding DUF4139 domain-containing protein, with product MKTLLALASLTLGAAHAADLRIYPSFSEVREPVTSTGTTLSVALPQEAWAGVIPGSLDLEGLAFDSAIQRLDPNWLSSLEGKTVYLRRQNGTGPAQVEPVTLIRARDLLVRDAQGRYFNVNYEDLQFDVLPPVNPQSPSQALVFNLPRAGSGTLSYLTRSVTWAPRYTLKASAAGANLAGLADIRNGSALPYDVKNTELYAGDVNVQAVTTSLTAADAVMESRAFAAPAPAPKIEGGGELRGLYKYTLSTAFTLPANSVVTLPFVTPKLTLFERFAGLNTYFSPGPREGTLDRAYRFKADDRLPAGPITVREDGRIVGQTQISETRKGGEVEFTVGDDPDVAYTRTVQTVSQSKDPKGNVTKTTYRVTYALENSKARAIRAEITERVGGRRIIIDNAAPVQNEGRAVLKVDLPAAGKVTRSFTVVVDNS from the coding sequence ATGAAAACTCTTCTGGCCCTGGCCTCCCTCACCCTGGGCGCCGCCCACGCCGCCGATCTGCGCATCTACCCGTCGTTCAGCGAGGTGCGCGAGCCGGTCACGAGCACCGGCACCACCCTCAGCGTCGCGCTGCCGCAGGAAGCGTGGGCCGGCGTGATTCCCGGCTCGCTTGACCTCGAAGGGCTGGCCTTCGACAGCGCCATTCAGCGCCTCGACCCCAACTGGCTGAGCAGCCTCGAAGGCAAGACGGTGTACCTGCGCCGCCAGAACGGGACCGGCCCCGCCCAGGTGGAGCCCGTCACGCTGATTCGTGCCCGCGACCTGCTCGTGCGCGACGCCCAGGGCCGCTACTTCAACGTGAACTACGAGGACTTGCAGTTTGACGTGTTGCCGCCGGTCAATCCCCAGTCGCCGTCGCAGGCGCTCGTGTTCAACCTGCCGCGCGCGGGCAGCGGCACCCTGAGTTACCTCACGCGCTCGGTGACCTGGGCGCCGCGCTACACCCTCAAGGCGAGCGCGGCAGGCGCCAACCTCGCGGGCCTCGCCGACATCCGCAACGGCAGCGCCCTGCCCTACGACGTGAAAAACACCGAGCTGTACGCTGGGGACGTGAACGTGCAGGCCGTCACCACCAGCCTGACGGCGGCGGACGCGGTGATGGAGTCGCGCGCCTTCGCTGCGCCCGCGCCGGCCCCCAAGATCGAGGGCGGCGGGGAACTGCGCGGGCTGTACAAGTACACGCTCTCGACCGCCTTTACCCTGCCGGCGAACAGCGTGGTGACGCTGCCTTTCGTCACGCCCAAGCTGACGCTGTTCGAGCGCTTCGCCGGCCTGAACACCTATTTCAGCCCCGGTCCGCGCGAAGGCACGCTCGACCGCGCCTACCGCTTCAAGGCCGACGACCGCCTGCCCGCCGGCCCGATCACCGTGCGCGAGGACGGGCGCATCGTGGGCCAGACCCAGATCAGTGAAACCCGCAAGGGCGGCGAAGTCGAGTTCACGGTGGGCGACGACCCCGACGTGGCCTACACCCGCACCGTGCAGACGGTGAGCCAGAGCAAGGACCCCAAGGGCAACGTCACCAAGACAACCTACCGGGTCACCTACGCCCTGGAAAACAGCAAGGCCCGCGCCATCCGCGCCGAGATCACCGAGCGCGTGGGAGGCCGGCGCATCATCATCGACAACGCTGCCCCGGTTCAGAACGAGGGCCGCGCCGTGCTCAAGGTGGATCTGCCCGCCGCCGGCAAGGTCACGCGGAGCTTCACGGTGGTGGTGGACAACAGCTGA
- a CDS encoding methylenetetrahydrofolate reductase has translation MSPTQISLELIPRTRSGLRAELATVREQFPAVSTVNIPDLTRFSTRSWEACAFGRPHFRTIPHVRAIDLNPKEPLPMAGPLVAHGIEDVLIITGDAPSDMNRRVYPVDAEQAIRRFTRELPHVRVYAGLDPYRQSFAQERDYLERKLEAGAVGFFTQPFFDLRLMDAYADLIPEGAEVWWGLTNVTTEGSMNYWASRNRAVYPRSFEPTLEWNRCLAQAALKFARERSQHIYFQPIRTDVVEYLGGIV, from the coding sequence GTGAGCCCCACCCAGATCTCGCTCGAACTCATTCCGCGCACCCGCTCGGGGCTGCGCGCCGAACTCGCCACCGTACGCGAGCAGTTTCCGGCGGTGAGCACGGTCAATATCCCGGACCTCACCCGCTTCTCGACCCGGTCCTGGGAGGCGTGCGCGTTCGGGCGGCCCCATTTCCGCACGATTCCGCATGTGCGGGCCATCGACCTCAACCCGAAAGAGCCGCTGCCGATGGCGGGGCCGCTGGTGGCGCACGGCATCGAGGACGTGCTGATCATCACCGGCGACGCGCCGAGCGACATGAACCGGCGGGTCTACCCGGTAGACGCCGAGCAGGCGATCCGGCGCTTCACGCGCGAGCTGCCGCACGTGCGGGTGTACGCGGGGCTCGACCCCTACCGGCAGTCGTTCGCGCAGGAGCGTGACTACCTGGAGCGCAAGCTCGAGGCCGGCGCGGTGGGGTTTTTTACCCAGCCCTTTTTCGACCTGCGCCTGATGGACGCCTACGCCGACCTGATCCCGGAGGGCGCCGAGGTGTGGTGGGGCCTGACCAACGTGACCACCGAAGGCTCGATGAACTACTGGGCGTCGCGCAACCGCGCGGTCTATCCGCGCTCCTTCGAGCCCACGCTGGAGTGGAACCGCTGCCTCGCGCAGGCCGCCTTGAAATTTGCCCGCGAGCGCAGCCAGCACATCTATTTCCAGCCGATCCGGACGGACGTGGTGGAGTACCTGGGGGGCATCGTGTAG
- a CDS encoding GTP pyrophosphokinase, with protein MKHLSTPPLVATYEASFAKYEALLDAAVAHITGLVEQADLKIHHITGRVKKPASLGDKLRRKVGRYASLCDVTDLVGVRVITYFESDVVAVSRLVEAAYTVDWNHSIDKSKMHDPDRFGYMGVHYVVQPSQELWPFSELGLGECPRFEIQIRSILQHAWAEIEHDLGYKNRAAVPRAVSRRFYRLAGLLEMADEEFMAIARMSRDYAATLPQRVQDEPESVFIDVQSLTYLLGQPPLRPLDERVAGALGVTLLTGWPDPERPERLTSLLHYVGVHSVAQLQKDLTRSEGEIVRFAAALLPRLREAWTPAGGARPGTGVVHYVLLRACANPLLDESEIIKLLDLSGGGASQRQMVRTVRQVYAEVIGAVEGGAGLPGA; from the coding sequence ATGAAACACCTGTCCACGCCGCCGCTGGTGGCGACCTACGAGGCGAGTTTCGCGAAGTACGAGGCGCTGCTGGACGCAGCGGTCGCGCACATCACGGGGCTGGTCGAGCAGGCCGACCTCAAGATCCATCACATCACCGGACGGGTCAAAAAACCGGCGAGCCTCGGGGACAAGCTGCGGCGCAAGGTCGGACGCTACGCCTCGCTGTGCGACGTGACCGACCTCGTCGGGGTGCGGGTGATCACCTATTTCGAGTCGGACGTGGTCGCGGTGTCGCGGCTGGTGGAAGCGGCGTACACGGTCGACTGGAACCACTCCATCGACAAGTCCAAGATGCACGACCCCGACCGCTTCGGGTACATGGGCGTGCACTACGTGGTGCAGCCCTCTCAGGAGCTCTGGCCCTTTTCCGAGCTGGGCCTCGGCGAGTGCCCGAGATTCGAGATCCAGATCCGCTCGATTCTTCAGCACGCCTGGGCCGAGATCGAGCACGACCTCGGGTACAAGAACCGCGCCGCCGTGCCGCGCGCCGTGAGCCGGCGCTTTTACCGCCTCGCGGGTCTGCTCGAGATGGCCGACGAGGAATTCATGGCGATCGCCCGCATGAGCCGCGACTACGCCGCGACCCTGCCCCAGCGCGTGCAGGACGAGCCCGAGAGCGTCTTTATCGACGTACAGAGCCTGACCTACCTGCTCGGGCAGCCGCCGCTGCGGCCCCTCGACGAGCGAGTGGCGGGGGCGCTGGGCGTCACGCTGCTCACCGGCTGGCCCGACCCCGAGCGGCCCGAGCGCCTGACCAGCCTGCTGCATTACGTCGGCGTACATTCGGTGGCGCAGCTGCAAAAGGACCTCACCCGCTCGGAGGGCGAGATCGTGCGTTTCGCCGCCGCGCTGCTTCCCCGGCTGCGCGAGGCCTGGACCCCGGCGGGCGGCGCGCGTCCCGGCACGGGGGTCGTGCACTACGTCCTGTTGCGCGCCTGCGCCAACCCTCTGCTCGACGAGAGTGAGATCATCAAGCTCCTCGACCTGAGTGGCGGCGGCGCCTCGCAGCGGCAGATGGTCCGCACCGTGCGGCAGGTATACGCCGAGGTGATCGGCGCAGTGGAAGGGGGGGCAGGGCTGCCGGGGGCGTGA
- a CDS encoding DinB family protein, which translates to MTASSDPLRRHVRALLTEPQAHLTLEQVLEGFPLNRINERPAGVPYSAWELLSHLRFAQRDILDFMRGGEYHAPEWPAGYWPGKGQEATAQAWQAELQAFEDDLAALLAILDDPQTELFSVVPNGETQTFLREFLLVADHNAYHAGQLALLGRLLEA; encoded by the coding sequence ATGACTGCCTCGTCTGATCCCCTGCGTCGTCACGTCCGCGCCCTGCTTACCGAGCCGCAGGCCCACCTGACGCTGGAGCAGGTGCTCGAAGGGTTTCCGCTTAACCGGATCAATGAGCGTCCAGCCGGGGTGCCGTACTCGGCCTGGGAACTGCTGAGCCACCTGAGATTTGCCCAGCGCGACATCCTCGATTTCATGCGGGGGGGCGAGTACCACGCGCCGGAGTGGCCGGCGGGCTACTGGCCCGGCAAAGGCCAGGAGGCGACGGCGCAGGCGTGGCAGGCCGAGCTTCAGGCGTTTGAGGACGACCTGGCGGCGCTGCTGGCGATTCTGGACGATCCGCAGACGGAGTTGTTCAGCGTGGTCCCGAACGGCGAGACCCAGACCTTCCTCCGCGAATTTCTGCTGGTGGCCGACCACAACGCCTACCACGCCGGGCAACTCGCGCTGCTCGGGCGGCTACTGGAAGCGTGA
- the proS gene encoding proline--tRNA ligase translates to MTKDGGKKDNKAQQYGVTPQSVDFNDWYNEVVKKADLADNSPVAGAMVMKPYGAALWENIQRWLDDRFKAMDHESLVFPTLIPMGFITKEADHVEGFAPELFTVSKIGTEVLAEPYVMRPTSETIIGHMWSQWLNSYRDLPFLHYQWGSVFRAELRTKAFLRTSEFYWHEGHTAHADEAEARAEVRRLLDLYHEFCRDVLALPVVRGEKTASERFAGAVATYSIEGMMRDGKALQSGTSHYLGQNFSKAFDVKFQTREQKEEYAHTTSWAISSRIIGAIIMTHGDDFGLMMPPRIAPVQVVVIPVGRKDNFDEMVAEGEELAAELRAQGLRVKVDKREGVTNGFKYNDWELKGVPVRIELGPRDLEAGVVVVKNRNSGEKETLSRAEAVAGMPARLAAVHDWLYQRATDFMLSHTVEADDYATFKGKIEEGHWVRAFHCGDADCEKGIKDDTKATTRNVPLDDSEFFGERGEGACVKCGQPGAYGKRVIFGRQY, encoded by the coding sequence ATGACGAAAGACGGCGGCAAAAAGGACAATAAGGCTCAGCAGTACGGAGTCACCCCCCAGAGCGTGGATTTCAACGACTGGTACAACGAGGTCGTGAAAAAGGCCGACCTGGCCGATAACTCGCCCGTGGCCGGCGCGATGGTGATGAAGCCCTACGGCGCGGCGCTCTGGGAAAATATCCAGCGCTGGCTCGATGACCGCTTCAAGGCGATGGACCACGAGTCACTGGTGTTTCCCACACTGATTCCGATGGGCTTCATCACCAAAGAAGCCGATCACGTCGAGGGCTTCGCGCCCGAGCTGTTCACGGTGAGCAAGATCGGCACGGAAGTGCTGGCCGAGCCCTACGTGATGCGCCCGACCTCGGAGACGATCATCGGGCACATGTGGAGCCAGTGGCTCAACTCCTACCGCGACCTGCCGTTCCTGCACTACCAGTGGGGCAGCGTGTTCCGTGCCGAGCTGCGGACCAAGGCGTTCCTGAGAACGAGCGAGTTCTACTGGCACGAGGGCCACACCGCCCACGCCGACGAGGCCGAGGCCCGCGCCGAAGTGCGGCGGCTGCTCGACCTCTATCACGAGTTCTGCCGAGATGTCCTAGCGCTGCCCGTCGTGCGCGGCGAAAAGACGGCCTCCGAGCGCTTCGCCGGAGCGGTCGCCACCTATTCGATCGAAGGGATGATGCGCGACGGCAAGGCGCTGCAATCGGGCACCTCGCACTATCTGGGGCAGAACTTCTCCAAGGCCTTCGACGTGAAGTTCCAGACCCGCGAGCAGAAAGAGGAGTACGCCCACACCACGTCGTGGGCGATCTCCAGCCGCATCATCGGGGCGATCATCATGACCCACGGCGACGACTTCGGGCTGATGATGCCGCCGCGCATCGCGCCCGTGCAGGTGGTCGTGATTCCGGTGGGCCGCAAGGACAACTTCGACGAGATGGTGGCCGAGGGTGAGGAGCTCGCCGCCGAACTCCGCGCCCAGGGCCTGCGGGTCAAGGTGGACAAGCGCGAAGGCGTCACCAACGGCTTCAAGTACAACGACTGGGAACTCAAGGGCGTGCCCGTCCGCATCGAACTCGGCCCGCGTGACCTGGAAGCGGGCGTCGTCGTGGTCAAAAACCGCAACAGCGGGGAGAAAGAGACCCTGAGCCGCGCCGAAGCGGTGGCCGGGATGCCCGCGCGCCTCGCTGCGGTTCACGACTGGCTCTACCAGCGCGCGACCGACTTCATGCTCTCGCACACCGTGGAGGCCGACGACTACGCCACCTTCAAGGGGAAGATCGAGGAAGGCCACTGGGTCCGCGCCTTCCACTGCGGCGACGCCGACTGCGAAAAGGGCATCAAGGACGACACCAAGGCGACCACCCGCAACGTGCCGCTCGACGACTCGGAGTTCTTCGGGGAGCGGGGCGAGGGCGCCTGCGTGAAGTGCGGCCAGCCCGGCGCTTACGGCAAGCGGGTGATCTTCGGGCGTCAGTACTGA
- a CDS encoding 16S rRNA (uracil(1498)-N(3))-methyltransferase, giving the protein MGLHRVQVPGLAAELVLGPQATRHLHVLRLRPGDRVQVFDGQGGQAEATVETLEEARAVLALVSGTGAQDTRETPQPVTLAVALLKGDKLADVIRAATELGAARIQLLTTRHADAREIGAQKLVRLRRIAGEAARQSLRAHVPEVLDPLPLTELGWEGTLAFAHPGSAARLGDLLIWDAPLTVLSGPEGGLAEAEVAHLLARGAHAVTLGPRILRAETAPLALLGAVAATGV; this is encoded by the coding sequence GTGGGCCTCCACCGCGTGCAGGTGCCCGGGCTCGCCGCAGAACTCGTCCTCGGTCCGCAGGCCACCCGGCATCTCCACGTCCTGCGGCTGCGGCCCGGCGACCGGGTGCAGGTCTTCGACGGGCAGGGCGGGCAGGCCGAGGCGACGGTGGAGACGCTGGAAGAGGCGCGGGCCGTCCTCGCGCTCGTGTCCGGGACCGGGGCGCAGGACACCCGCGAGACGCCGCAGCCGGTCACGCTGGCGGTGGCCCTTCTCAAGGGCGACAAGCTCGCCGACGTGATCCGCGCGGCCACCGAACTCGGCGCCGCCCGCATCCAGCTCCTGACCACCCGCCACGCCGACGCCCGCGAGATCGGCGCGCAGAAGCTCGTGCGGCTGCGCCGGATCGCGGGGGAGGCCGCCCGGCAGTCGCTGCGCGCGCACGTGCCCGAGGTGCTCGACCCGCTGCCCCTGACCGAGCTGGGCTGGGAAGGAACGCTCGCCTTCGCGCATCCCGGCAGCGCGGCGCGGCTCGGCGACCTGCTGATCTGGGACGCCCCCCTGACGGTCCTCAGCGGTCCCGAGGGCGGGCTCGCGGAGGCCGAAGTCGCGCACCTGCTCGCCCGGGGCGCGCACGCGGTCACCCTCGGTCCGCGCATCCTGCGGGCAGAAACGGCGCCGCTCGCGCTGCTCGGGGCGGTGGCCGCGACGGGCGTTTGA
- a CDS encoding nucleotidyltransferase domain-containing protein: MDIVTQREAFLAALTTQAAQDPRLRAVWLEGSLGRGNADRYSDVDLHVLLGEDDAQAMQAEWEGWLSGFRPLVLFNLHFGGAMINALTVDGLRIDLWPHAGDAVSPAARRVKVLHAQPGRLTLDSEDPEPQASQERALAVIREFWRCISLVPAVIGRQENLVGLQGLAVELGLVTELLMLSEGVVRDRGVKHLNPYLPSGIRQQLEQSILPGTLTPSELTAAHLRLAEMMQIHGPLAAERLGFNYPQELEGAVLSYVRSELPAE, encoded by the coding sequence ATGGACATCGTCACTCAGCGGGAAGCGTTTCTGGCCGCTCTGACCACTCAGGCCGCTCAGGATCCCCGCCTGCGGGCCGTCTGGCTGGAAGGCAGCCTAGGGCGCGGTAACGCCGACCGTTACTCGGACGTCGATTTGCACGTTCTGCTCGGCGAGGACGACGCGCAGGCCATGCAGGCCGAGTGGGAAGGCTGGCTCAGCGGTTTTCGTCCGCTGGTGCTGTTCAATCTGCATTTCGGTGGAGCGATGATCAATGCCCTGACAGTGGACGGGTTGAGGATCGACCTCTGGCCGCACGCAGGCGACGCCGTTTCGCCCGCAGCGCGCCGCGTCAAAGTCCTGCACGCTCAGCCCGGGAGGTTGACGCTGGACAGCGAAGACCCGGAGCCGCAAGCTTCACAGGAACGCGCCCTGGCCGTCATTCGCGAGTTCTGGCGCTGCATTTCACTGGTCCCGGCGGTGATTGGGCGGCAGGAGAATCTGGTCGGCCTGCAAGGGCTAGCGGTCGAACTGGGTCTGGTCACCGAACTGCTGATGCTGAGCGAAGGTGTGGTGCGTGACCGGGGGGTCAAACACCTGAATCCCTACCTGCCCAGCGGGATACGCCAGCAACTGGAGCAGAGCATTTTGCCGGGTACCCTGACCCCATCCGAACTGACCGCCGCCCACCTGCGCCTCGCGGAGATGATGCAGATTCATGGGCCACTGGCCGCCGAGCGACTGGGCTTCAACTATCCACAGGAACTGGAAGGCGCCGTGCTGAGCTATGTGCGCTCAGAGTTGCCAGCCGAGTAG
- a CDS encoding VOC family protein, with product MLKIGSVVWGVRDVPQATEFWTRALDYRVRKNPDETWAILVPREGPGVPLALNLVGSDKPKRHHLDLYAGDQAAEVERLLGLGATRVDWRYPEGADSVVLADPDGNRFCVVQE from the coding sequence ATGCTGAAGATCGGTTCTGTCGTCTGGGGGGTGCGTGACGTGCCCCAGGCCACCGAGTTCTGGACGCGGGCGCTGGACTACCGGGTGCGCAAGAACCCGGACGAGACGTGGGCCATCCTGGTTCCGCGAGAGGGGCCGGGCGTACCACTCGCCCTGAACCTCGTGGGTTCCGACAAGCCCAAGCGCCATCACCTCGACCTCTATGCGGGCGATCAGGCGGCGGAAGTCGAGCGGCTGCTGGGCCTGGGCGCGACCCGCGTGGACTGGCGGTACCCGGAAGGAGCCGACTCCGTGGTGCTGGCCGATCCCGACGGCAACCGGTTTTGCGTGGTGCAGGAGTGA
- a CDS encoding 50S ribosomal protein L11 methyltransferase, with translation MLVYTLPGTFETREAHLDLLWDAGATGLEERGGAIRAYFDERAELPQAVADGEWHEEAEQDWQAEFKKNLRPVRAGRVTIVAPWQRGEVEAGQLALVIEPGMAFGTGHHATTRMAVEALGDLDLTGRRVLDVGTGSGVLAMAAALLGAGEALGVDIDPLTIPIARANAELNGVAGVRFEEGTLGLDGLGPDDDRELFGPPHDVLVANLYAELHDLLVGEYAAQLVPGGPLILTGILTSKLGLVRSALAREGFTAIEVREDGEWALVTARNGG, from the coding sequence ATGCTCGTCTACACCCTCCCCGGTACTTTTGAAACCCGTGAAGCCCACCTCGACCTCCTCTGGGACGCCGGAGCGACCGGGCTGGAGGAACGCGGCGGCGCCATCCGCGCCTACTTCGACGAGCGGGCCGAGCTGCCGCAGGCCGTCGCCGACGGGGAGTGGCACGAGGAGGCCGAGCAGGACTGGCAGGCCGAGTTCAAGAAGAACCTCCGCCCGGTGCGCGCCGGACGCGTCACCATCGTCGCGCCGTGGCAGCGGGGGGAGGTGGAGGCCGGGCAGCTCGCGCTCGTCATCGAGCCGGGGATGGCCTTCGGCACCGGGCACCACGCGACCACGCGCATGGCGGTGGAGGCCCTCGGCGACCTCGACCTCACGGGCCGGCGCGTTCTCGATGTCGGCACCGGCTCCGGCGTGCTGGCGATGGCGGCGGCGCTGCTCGGGGCGGGGGAGGCGCTGGGGGTCGACATCGATCCCCTCACCATCCCGATTGCCCGCGCGAACGCTGAACTCAACGGCGTCGCCGGCGTGCGCTTCGAGGAAGGCACCCTGGGGCTGGACGGTCTGGGGCCGGACGATGACCGGGAGCTGTTCGGCCCGCCCCACGACGTGCTCGTCGCCAACCTCTACGCCGAGCTGCACGACCTGCTGGTCGGGGAGTACGCCGCGCAACTCGTCCCTGGCGGCCCCCTGATCCTGACCGGCATCCTGACGAGCAAGCTGGGACTCGTGCGCTCGGCGCTGGCGCGCGAGGGTTTCACCGCCATCGAGGTCCGCGAGGACGGCGAGTGGGCGCTCGTCACCGCCCGCAACGGAGGTTGA
- a CDS encoding N-acetylmuramoyl-L-alanine amidase family protein, whose protein sequence is MLRRRLTHALLAGLLLGGAQAAPRVFVAYPPDGHRVAHDHVILEGSVTPGAGLTVSGQRAEVQPDGLYTLWWPLEPGLNTLTLVATQGGQSGRAVVRVTRTVPSPLPAAPTAIRAGSVQPRAHLEFWDLEGDSPAERTLRVAFEGSPGGRATFRVAGGPPQPMSEGPSGTYSAGWTVPTQARLNEAAIVVALSGRDGQSVQATAPGRLSTTHLSSGVLSLLSPGRLNPGLLGSGPRTATQNPATVRGLGVNEARFVLTTLGGAPLLYPREGTTFSAAGRQGDDLRVRLAPGLSALVTAQQVTLGPGPVPPVLAGPLSLDAPETAAAGELRLRMALGGARPPFTLTQTQGGRRLELTLYGLGNAPTLPAAPLTDALLAGVKVDTPSPGVSRVTLDLASRQAWGFHAAYEGPDLVLSVRRPPTLDPAQPLAGRVIVLDPGHGGSNSGGAGLLGIREKGLTLPVALRAAALLRERGAAVTLTRERDEDVGLTERALIAETLGADLLVSLHHNALPDGKDPRGVRGPEVYFTHPQAEALAASLLGRLRTGLPELGVGAGLKPGADLALTRPSTQPSVLVEMAYLTDAGNVRLMHSPAGQERLAQAIADGISDFYAAQVAPVSRFQ, encoded by the coding sequence ATGCTCCGACGCCGCCTGACCCACGCGCTGCTCGCCGGCCTGCTCCTGGGAGGAGCGCAGGCCGCGCCGAGGGTGTTCGTCGCCTATCCCCCCGACGGTCACCGCGTGGCCCACGACCATGTGATCCTGGAAGGCAGCGTCACACCCGGCGCGGGCCTCACGGTGAGCGGTCAGCGGGCCGAGGTCCAACCCGACGGCCTCTACACGCTGTGGTGGCCGCTGGAACCGGGGCTCAACACCCTGACCCTCGTCGCCACGCAGGGCGGGCAGTCGGGGCGCGCCGTGGTGCGCGTGACCCGCACGGTGCCCTCCCCCCTGCCCGCCGCTCCCACTGCCATCCGGGCCGGCAGCGTCCAGCCGCGTGCCCACCTGGAGTTCTGGGACCTGGAGGGCGACTCGCCCGCCGAGCGCACCCTGCGCGTCGCCTTTGAGGGCTCGCCCGGGGGCCGCGCGACCTTCCGGGTGGCGGGCGGTCCCCCGCAGCCGATGAGCGAAGGCCCGAGCGGAACCTACAGCGCCGGGTGGACCGTGCCCACCCAGGCGCGTTTGAACGAGGCCGCCATCGTGGTCGCACTCAGCGGGCGAGACGGCCAGAGTGTGCAGGCGACGGCCCCGGGGCGCCTGAGCACGACTCACCTCAGTTCCGGTGTCCTCAGCCTGCTGAGCCCCGGCCGCCTGAACCCTGGCCTCCTGGGCAGCGGCCCGCGCACCGCCACCCAGAACCCGGCGACCGTGCGCGGGCTGGGCGTCAACGAGGCGCGTTTTGTCCTCACCACACTCGGCGGAGCGCCGCTGCTCTACCCGCGTGAGGGCACCACCTTCAGCGCCGCCGGGCGCCAGGGCGACGACCTGCGCGTGCGCCTCGCGCCTGGGCTGAGTGCGCTCGTCACGGCGCAGCAGGTCACGCTGGGTCCCGGACCGGTGCCCCCCGTGCTCGCCGGCCCGCTGAGCCTGGACGCTCCGGAAACTGCCGCTGCCGGCGAGCTGCGGTTGCGGATGGCGCTTGGAGGAGCGCGCCCCCCCTTCACGCTCACCCAGACGCAGGGGGGCCGGCGGCTGGAGCTGACCCTCTACGGCCTGGGCAACGCCCCCACCCTGCCTGCCGCCCCGCTCACCGATGCCCTGCTTGCCGGGGTGAAGGTGGACACGCCCAGCCCCGGGGTGAGCCGGGTCACGCTCGACCTCGCCTCCCGCCAGGCGTGGGGCTTTCACGCGGCCTACGAGGGGCCGGACCTCGTGCTGAGCGTGCGCCGCCCCCCCACGCTCGACCCGGCGCAGCCGCTGGCGGGGCGGGTGATCGTCCTGGATCCGGGGCACGGCGGAAGCAACTCCGGCGGCGCGGGGCTGCTCGGGATCCGGGAAAAGGGGCTGACCCTCCCCGTCGCCCTGCGCGCGGCGGCGCTGCTGCGGGAGCGCGGCGCGGCGGTGACCCTCACCCGCGAGCGCGACGAGGACGTGGGGCTCACCGAACGCGCCCTGATCGCCGAGACGCTGGGGGCCGATCTCCTCGTGAGCCTGCACCACAACGCGCTGCCCGACGGCAAAGACCCGCGCGGCGTGCGCGGCCCGGAAGTCTACTTCACCCACCCGCAGGCGGAGGCGCTCGCGGCGAGCCTTCTCGGGCGCCTGCGCACCGGCCTGCCCGAGCTCGGCGTCGGCGCGGGGCTCAAGCCGGGCGCCGACCTCGCTCTCACGCGTCCGAGCACCCAGCCCAGCGTGCTCGTCGAGATGGCCTACCTCACCGACGCCGGCAACGTGCGCCTGATGCACAGCCCGGCGGGACAGGAGCGGCTCGCCCAGGCGATCGCGGATGGCATCAGCGACTTCTACGCGGCGCAGGTCGCGCCCGTCTCACGCTTCCAGTAG